CCGTTGGTGGACACCACCAGGAAGCGCTGGCCGTGGATGTGCATCGGGTGGTGCATGGCGTGCAGCGACGCGCGATCGTTCACGAACCGCAGCTTGACCATGTCGCCGACCTTGAAGCGCCAGTGGATGTCCATGTTGGTGCGGCCGGTCGCCGTGTCGCGCAGCAGCCACTGCGCCTGCCGGCCCGACACCACCCAGTCCATTTCCGGCATGGTCCCGGTCCACTCCACCGGGTTGCGGTAGACCGACTCGAACGTCATCATCGGCCGCAGCGGAAACGGCAGGTCGCCGGCCTGCAGCGTGACCAGCAGCTCGTGATCCACCGGCCGCGCGAGGTGAGGCCGCATCACCGCCAGCTCCGCCGCCGCGGCGGCCGGCTCGCGCAGCGTTCCAAACGCGGCCGCCAGGTCGGGGGACGCGGGCGCGCTGCCGACTGAGACCACGCCGACCTCGATCCGCTCCTCGAAGAAGCGCGCCTGGATGTGATCGATGGCGCGGACACGATTCACCAGCGACACCGTGCCGGACTCATCGAAGCGCGCATCAACGATGAAGCGCTCGGCCGGGGCGATGGTGATGTTATCAACCCAGGTCTCGCGCGCGTAGCGGCCAAGATCGGAGGCGACCAGCTTCATGCGCACGCCGGAGCGGCCGGGCCGGCCGGGCCGCTCGAATGACAGGTTGAACACCCGCGTGCTCGACACGTTGGTGAGCAGCAGGCGGACCACTTCCCCCCGGCGCGCCGTGGCCTCCCAGCGCGGCTCACCGTTAACCATCAGGTAGTTGCCGAAGCGGCCCATGATCGCGTGCGTCGGCGACTCGCGGCCGTAGCCGACCGGCCGGTCGCCCGCGACCAGCAAGTCATCCAGCATCAGCGTCTCTTCGCGGTGCATCGGCCCGAAGAACCCGGGCTCGCGCGAGCGGACCAGCAGGTTGCCGTAGAGGCCGAGGTCCTGCAGCACGTCCTCGCGGTGATGCGGGTGATACCAGTAGAGGCCCGCGTCCGGAAACCGCACGGTGTACTCGAACCGGCCGCCCGGCGGCACCGGGTCCTGGGTGACGTGGGGCGCGCCGTCAAAGCGATTGTCGAGCCGCAGGCCGTGCCAGTGGATGGCGGTGGCGAAGTCGGTGTGGTTGATGAACGTGATCGTGACCGACGACTGTTCCGTGACGTCGAGCAGCGGCCCGGGATATTGGCCGTTGAACCCGAGCATGGTGAACGTGCGGCCGGCGACCTGGCGCCGCACCGGCGCGGCGGTCAGCGTGAGTCGATCGCCGTCCTGGAGCCGCATCACCTGCCGCGGCCGGGCGAGCGGCGTGTCGGCGGCGTCGGCCGGCAGGTACGACGACACGTCGGGCCGCAGCGTCATCATCGCGGGTGGCATCGACACGCCGGGATACATCGGCGGCGGCGTCCAGGCGCCGGGAGCCGGCATGGCGTGGCCGGCATGATCGGCCGCCGCGCCGCCGGCATCGATCATGCCGGCGAGCAGAAACGCGAGATCGTGCGGCTGCATCCGGACGCTGGCTGACGTGCCGCGCAGCACCAGCCGTCCCTCGCGAGTGGCGACGCCGGCGCGACGTTCCGCGGTGATCAGGATCAGGAACCGATCGAAGGGGATCCGTCCCAGCGTGACCTCGCCGTTGGCCACTTCGCCGAGCCGCAGCTCCGGGGTCATCTGCGGCGTGGTCGCCCACGCCACGTAGGTGGTGAAGTCGCCCAGGGACGAGGGCGGCGGCAGGCCGCGTAACGTCAGCCGCACGTCGTGCAGCGTCTCTCCCGCCGGCGACACCGCGATGCCAAACGGCGTCGGCGGCGGCACCAGCTGCGCCCGCCCGGTGCCCTGCTCGATCCCCATTCCCGGCAGCAGCTCAATACAGTAGAGATCCGGGTCGCCCGACGTCCGCGGATCCACCGACGCGCATGACACGGCCGGGGTGGCCGGCTGACCCGCCCCCAGTGTCGCCATGGCCAGGACGCCGACGATCGCCAGTCCCTTCACGACATGCATCCTAGCTGAGCGTCTCCACAAGAATGCAAGTATCCGTCAACACCGCTCATCGTCCACCGCGCTAAGATGATCGCCATGGTCACCGCGAAAATTCTGGCCTTTGCCGGCAGCGCGCGCCGCGACTCCTGGAACCGGAAAGTGCTGGCCGTGGCCGCGGCGGCGGCGCGTGACGCCGGCGCCGAGGTGACGGTCGTCAGCCTCGGCGACTATCCCATGCCGATCTACCACGCCGACTGGCACGAGGAGCACGGCGTGCCGCCGGCGATGCTCGAGTTGCGCGGCCTGATGATGGCGGCGAACGGCCTGCTGATTGCCAGCCCGGAATACAACACCTCGATCACGCCGCTGCTCAAGAACACCATCGACTGGCTGTCGCAGGACGCGAACGGCGAGAGCGGCCGGGCCCTATTCGAGGGCAAGGTCGGCGGGTTGATGGGCGCGTCCAACGGCGCGTTCGGCACCATCCGCGCCCTGCCTCATGTCTCGATGATCCTCGCCAACCTTGGGGTGCTGATGTTGCCGTTCGTTGCGGTGCCCGGCGTGGCGAAGGCGTTCGACGAAGCGGGCACCATGACCAACGAGCGCGCCAAGAAATCGCTGTCCGCGCTCGGCGCGCGCCTGGCGAACACCATCGTCAAGCTGGGTTAGCGCGGTGCTGCCGACCAGCGAATACGATCGCTTCGCCGACATCTACCAGGCCTGGACCGAGACGGCGGGCTCGACGCAGGCCAACCTGGCGTTCTACGTTGACGCCTATCTGAACGAGACGGGTCCGGTCGTGGAGTTGGGCGTCGGCGACGGCCGCATTGCCGTGGCGGCCGCGTCGAGGGGACAGTCCGTGATCGGCGTCGACTTGTCGGCCGCCATGCTCGAGCGCTGCCGCGTGCGCGCCCAGGACGCCGGCGTGCTCGATCGGCTCACCCTGCTGAACGCCGACTTCCGGACCTTTCACCTCGATCAGCCGGCCGGCTTGATTGCCTTGCCGTACCACAGCCTCGGCCATCTCGTCGCGCTCGACGACAAGCGCCGCGCGATCGCCCAGGTGTTTTCCCAGCTCCGGCCTGGCGGCCGCTTCGTCTTCGACGATTTCCTGATGACGCCGTCGCTCGTCGCTCACATGCGGCAGGTGCAGTTGCGGGCGGAGTACCAGCTGGCATCCGGCGCCGAGGCCCTGCTGTGGGTCACGTCACTCGTGGACGAGGCGGCGCAAACGATCCGGGTGGTGACGTGGGAAGATGAGCTCGACCCGGAGGGCGCGCTGGCGCGGCGGCGGTATCGCCGGCTGAGTCTCAGTTGGCTCGATCCGTCACAAGCGCGCACGCTGCTCACGGACGCCGGGTTCGTGGTCGACGCCTGCTTCGGTGACTTCGACGGCACGCCGTTCGCGGACCGCACGGCGCGCGAGCAAATCTGGATCGCCCGGAAGCCCACGTAGGAGACAATCACGTCATGATTGGAACTGCCGGCCTGCAAGGCCTCCGGGTGGAGTGTATTGTCGGCATTCTCCCACACGAACGTGCGGCCCGGCAGGCCGTGCTCTTCGACATCGCTCTGGACTACGACTTCGCGGCGGCGGCGGCGGCTGACGCGATTGGCGACGCCGTGGACTACTCGCGTGCGGCCAGCCTCGTTGCCGAACTGGCCGAGCGACGGGCCTTCCAGTTGATCGAGACGATGGCTGA
This genomic interval from Acidobacteriota bacterium contains the following:
- a CDS encoding multicopper oxidase family protein: MKGLAIVGVLAMATLGAGQPATPAVSCASVDPRTSGDPDLYCIELLPGMGIEQGTGRAQLVPPPTPFGIAVSPAGETLHDVRLTLRGLPPPSSLGDFTTYVAWATTPQMTPELRLGEVANGEVTLGRIPFDRFLILITAERRAGVATREGRLVLRGTSASVRMQPHDLAFLLAGMIDAGGAAADHAGHAMPAPGAWTPPPMYPGVSMPPAMMTLRPDVSSYLPADAADTPLARPRQVMRLQDGDRLTLTAAPVRRQVAGRTFTMLGFNGQYPGPLLDVTEQSSVTITFINHTDFATAIHWHGLRLDNRFDGAPHVTQDPVPPGGRFEYTVRFPDAGLYWYHPHHREDVLQDLGLYGNLLVRSREPGFFGPMHREETLMLDDLLVAGDRPVGYGRESPTHAIMGRFGNYLMVNGEPRWEATARRGEVVRLLLTNVSSTRVFNLSFERPGRPGRSGVRMKLVASDLGRYARETWVDNITIAPAERFIVDARFDESGTVSLVNRVRAIDHIQARFFEERIEVGVVSVGSAPASPDLAAAFGTLREPAAAAAELAVMRPHLARPVDHELLVTLQAGDLPFPLRPMMTFESVYRNPVEWTGTMPEMDWVVSGRQAQWLLRDTATGRTNMDIHWRFKVGDMVKLRFVNDRASLHAMHHPMHIHGQRFLVVSTNGVANSHLVWKDTVLLPAGFTTEVLMEVTNPGKWMLHCHVAEHIETGMRMVFEVTP
- a CDS encoding NAD(P)H-dependent oxidoreductase; the protein is MVTAKILAFAGSARRDSWNRKVLAVAAAAARDAGAEVTVVSLGDYPMPIYHADWHEEHGVPPAMLELRGLMMAANGLLIASPEYNTSITPLLKNTIDWLSQDANGESGRALFEGKVGGLMGASNGAFGTIRALPHVSMILANLGVLMLPFVAVPGVAKAFDEAGTMTNERAKKSLSALGARLANTIVKLG
- a CDS encoding class I SAM-dependent methyltransferase, translating into MLPTSEYDRFADIYQAWTETAGSTQANLAFYVDAYLNETGPVVELGVGDGRIAVAAASRGQSVIGVDLSAAMLERCRVRAQDAGVLDRLTLLNADFRTFHLDQPAGLIALPYHSLGHLVALDDKRRAIAQVFSQLRPGGRFVFDDFLMTPSLVAHMRQVQLRAEYQLASGAEALLWVTSLVDEAAQTIRVVTWEDELDPEGALARRRYRRLSLSWLDPSQARTLLTDAGFVVDACFGDFDGTPFADRTAREQIWIARKPT
- the folB gene encoding dihydroneopterin aldolase, whose protein sequence is MIGTAGLQGLRVECIVGILPHERAARQAVLFDIALDYDFAAAAAADAIGDAVDYSRAASLVAELAERRAFQLIETMAEETAAMLFAEFPQARRVRIEIRKPAAVPAAACAFVRVERVRP